From a region of the Salvelinus fontinalis isolate EN_2023a chromosome 13, ASM2944872v1, whole genome shotgun sequence genome:
- the cldn2 gene encoding claudin-2: MASAALELMGFFMGLLGMLGTLVSTVLPYWRISAHIGPNIVTAVTNMKGLWMECVYQSTGTFQCETYNSMLALPSDLQASRALMVVSVVFSVLAIAISTVGMQCTICMEGSAAKGRVAGTGGGLFLTAGFLALIPVSWTTHEVVQTFYQANLHSSLKYELGECLYVGLAAALLSMLGGGLLCFSCCEKVDGGRRGGRRHGGGYPYPAPGMGVPTGRARTSSQTYRNPTLQMGVNAATKAATLARSHTSTTTQSSTPAQGAKKDQRRNPAVGYDVTGYV, from the coding sequence ATGGCGTCAGCTGCTCTAGAACTGATGGGCTTCTTCATGGGTCTGCTAGGCATGCTGGGTACCCTGGTGTCCACAGTGCTTCCCTACTGGCGGATATCTGCCCACATCGGGCCCAACATCGTCACTGCCGTGACCAATATGAAGGGCCTCTGGATGGAGTGTGTCTACCAGAGCACCGGAACATTCCAGTGTGAGACCTACAACTCCATGCTGGCCTTACCCTCAGACCTCCAGGCCTCCCGGGCCCTGATGGTGGTGTCCGTGGTCTTTTCCGTCCTGGCCATCGCCATCTCCACCGTGGGCATGCAGTGTACCATCTGCATGGAGGGCTCCGCGGCTAAAGGCCGAGTGGCCGGTACTGGGGGAGGCCTCTTCCTCACCGCGGGGTTCCTGGCTCTGATCCCAGTGTCGTGGACCACCCACGAGGTTGTCCAGACCTTCTACCAAGCCAACCTGCACAGCAGCCTGAAGTACGAGCTGGGGGAATGTCTGTACGTGGGGCTAGCCGCCGCCCTGCTCTCCATGCTGGGCGGGGGGCTGCTGTGTTTCTCCTGCTGTGAGAAGGTGGATGGGGGGCGCCGTGGAGGGAGAAGGCACGGCGGAGGGTACCCCTACCCAGCCCCGGGCATGGGGGTACCCACTGGGCGGGCCAGGACCAGCTCACAGACCTATAGGAACCCAACGCTACAGATGGGGGTGAACGCTGCCACCAAGGCAGCGACCCTGGCAAGGAGTCACACCAGCACTACTACCCAGTCCAGCACCCCCGCCCAGGGGGCCAAGAAAGACCAACGTCGCAACCCTGCGGTGGGCTACGATGTCACCGGGTACGTCTGA